Within the Streptomyces sp. NBC_00554 genome, the region CGACGCCACAACGGTGCAGATTGAACTACGCCACGACGACGGCCTCATGGCGCTGGCCGTGACCGATGACGGTCAGGGCTTCGACCCGGCCACCGTCCGCGGTGGATACGGACTGCTCGGCATTGGCACCCGCGCCACCGGCCTCGGCGGGACCTGCGCGGTGCGATCAGCTCCTGGCCAGGGCACCACGGTACGAGTCGAGCTGCCGCTGGCCCCGGCCGAGCAGTCGGCGCGTAGCCTGCAGCCTGTGCCTGATCTCAGCTCCACACCCGACCACTGAGCGGGCGGAACCGGCTCGATGACTATCCACATCCTGATCGTCGATGACCATCCCGTCGTACGCTTCGGCCTCCGCGGCATGCTTGAGGCCTACGACGACCTGCGCGTCGTTGGAGAGGCAGGCTCCGGCGACGAGGCGATCGTCCTCGCCGCCGCGACGCGCCCGGACGTCATCCTGATGGATCTGCGGATGCCGGGCACCGATGGCGCCACCGCGACGGCGCGCATCCGCCAGGAGCACCCCGGCATTCGCGTGCTCGTGCTGACCACCTACGAAGGTGACGCCGACATCCTGCCGGCGATCGAGGCCGGCGCCACCGGTTACCTGCTCAAGGACACGCCGATCGGTACCCTCACCGACGCGATACGGGCGGCCGCCCGCGGCGAAACCGTCCTCGCCCCACTGGTAGCCGCCCGGCTGGTGACCCACATGCAGGCACCGGCCGGAGAGCAGTTGACCCCCCGCGAGGTTCAGGTACTCGGCCTCGTCGCGCGAGGTCTGTCCAACAGCGAGATCGGCCGACAGCTGTACATCGGCGAAGCGACGGTGAAGACGCACCTACTGCGAACGTTCGTCAAGCTGGGAGTCAACGACCGCACCGCGGCCGTCACCATCGCTCTC harbors:
- a CDS encoding response regulator transcription factor — translated: MTIHILIVDDHPVVRFGLRGMLEAYDDLRVVGEAGSGDEAIVLAAATRPDVILMDLRMPGTDGATATARIRQEHPGIRVLVLTTYEGDADILPAIEAGATGYLLKDTPIGTLTDAIRAAARGETVLAPLVAARLVTHMQAPAGEQLTPREVQVLGLVARGLSNSEIGRQLYIGEATVKTHLLRTFVKLGVNDRTAAVTIALSRGILTTPHQ